The following proteins come from a genomic window of Bradyrhizobium paxllaeri:
- the fdhF gene encoding formate dehydrogenase subunit alpha, translated as MSLIEEIDFGTPRSKSEAMVTLTIDGNSVTVPEGTSIMRAAMEAGTQIPKLCATDMVDAFGSCRLCLIEIEGRAGTPASCTTPVMPGLVVHTQTERLKKLRKGVMELYISDHPLDCLTCAANGDCELQDMAGAVGLRDVRYGYEGENHVFAKSDGCTNDNWMPKDESNPYFTYDPSKCIVCSRCVRACEEVQGTFALTISGRGFDSRVSPGMSESFLGSECVSCGACVQACPTATLTEKSVIEIGQPEHSVVTTCAYCGVGCAFKAEMRGEEVVRMVPWKDGKANRGHSCVKGRFAWGYTTHKERILKPMIREDIADPWREVSWDEAFSFAAAKFKGIQQKHGRDAVGGITSSRCTNEETYLVQKLIRGGFGNNNVDTCARVCHSPTGYGLSTTFGTSAGTQDFDSVEHTDVVMVIGANPASAHPVFASRLKKRLRQGAKLIVVDPRRTEMVEGPHMSALHLPLMPGTNVAVLTALAHVIVTEGLVDEAFVRERCDWSEFEEWAAFVAQPNNSPESTAIMTGVDPKVLREAARQFATGGNGAIYYGLGVTEHSQGSTTVIAIANLAMATGNIGRPGVGVNPLRGQNNVQGSCDMGSFPHELPGYRHISGDAVRDQFEAMWNVKLNPEPGLRIPNMFDAAIEGTFMGIYVQGEDILQSDPNTKHVVAALSSMECVIVHDLFLNETANYAHVFLPGSTFLEKDGTFTNAERRIQRVRKVMTPRNGLADWEVTIGLAKAMGYDMHYNHPSEIMDEIAALTPTFTGVSYAKLDELGSVQWPCNEKAPEGTPVMHIGGFVRGKGKFVITEYVATDERTGPRYPLLLTTGRILSQYNVGAQTRRTDNVVWHSEDRLEIHPHDAEQRGVRDGDWVRLASRAGETTLRAEITDRVAPGVVYTTFHHPDTQANVITTDFSDWATNCPEYKVTAVQISPSNGPSDWQKAYDEQARHSRRIAPAEAAE; from the coding sequence ATGTCCTTGATCGAAGAGATCGACTTCGGCACGCCCCGCTCGAAATCTGAGGCGATGGTGACGCTCACCATCGACGGCAACAGCGTCACGGTGCCCGAGGGCACCTCCATCATGCGCGCGGCCATGGAAGCCGGCACGCAGATTCCGAAACTATGCGCGACCGACATGGTCGACGCGTTCGGCTCCTGCCGTCTCTGCCTGATCGAGATCGAGGGCCGCGCCGGAACGCCGGCGTCCTGCACCACGCCGGTCATGCCCGGCCTTGTCGTTCACACCCAGACCGAGCGGCTGAAGAAGCTGCGCAAGGGCGTGATGGAGTTGTACATCTCCGATCATCCGCTGGACTGCCTGACCTGCGCCGCCAATGGCGACTGCGAATTGCAGGACATGGCGGGCGCGGTCGGCCTGCGCGACGTGCGCTATGGCTATGAGGGCGAGAACCATGTGTTCGCCAAGTCCGACGGCTGCACCAACGACAACTGGATGCCGAAGGACGAATCCAACCCCTACTTCACCTACGATCCTTCGAAGTGCATCGTCTGCTCGCGCTGTGTCCGCGCTTGCGAGGAAGTTCAGGGCACCTTTGCGCTGACGATTTCCGGCCGCGGTTTTGACAGCCGGGTATCGCCCGGCATGAGCGAAAGTTTCCTCGGCTCCGAATGCGTGTCCTGCGGCGCCTGCGTGCAGGCCTGCCCGACCGCGACGCTGACCGAAAAATCCGTCATCGAGATCGGCCAGCCCGAGCATTCCGTGGTCACCACCTGCGCCTATTGCGGCGTCGGCTGCGCCTTCAAGGCTGAAATGCGCGGCGAGGAAGTGGTGCGCATGGTGCCGTGGAAGGACGGCAAGGCCAATCGCGGCCATTCCTGCGTCAAGGGCCGCTTCGCCTGGGGCTACACCACCCACAAGGAGCGCATCCTCAAGCCAATGATCCGCGAAGATATCGCCGATCCCTGGCGCGAGGTATCGTGGGATGAGGCGTTCAGCTTTGCCGCCGCCAAGTTCAAGGGCATCCAGCAGAAGCATGGCCGCGACGCGGTCGGCGGCATCACCTCCTCCCGCTGCACCAATGAAGAAACCTATCTGGTGCAGAAGCTGATCCGCGGCGGTTTTGGCAACAACAACGTCGATACCTGCGCCCGTGTCTGCCATTCGCCGACCGGCTACGGCCTGTCGACCACCTTCGGCACCTCGGCCGGCACGCAGGATTTCGACTCGGTCGAACATACCGACGTCGTGATGGTGATCGGCGCCAATCCCGCCTCCGCGCATCCGGTGTTCGCCTCGCGGCTGAAGAAACGGCTGCGCCAGGGTGCCAAGCTGATCGTGGTCGATCCCCGCCGCACCGAGATGGTGGAAGGCCCGCATATGTCGGCGCTGCATCTGCCCTTGATGCCCGGCACCAACGTTGCCGTGCTCACGGCTCTCGCACACGTCATCGTCACCGAAGGTCTCGTGGATGAGGCCTTCGTGCGCGAGCGCTGCGACTGGAGCGAGTTCGAGGAATGGGCTGCCTTCGTGGCGCAGCCGAACAACAGCCCGGAATCGACCGCCATCATGACCGGCGTCGATCCCAAGGTGTTGCGCGAAGCGGCGCGGCAGTTCGCCACCGGCGGCAACGGCGCGATCTATTACGGCCTGGGCGTCACTGAGCACAGCCAGGGCTCGACCACGGTGATCGCGATCGCCAACCTCGCGATGGCGACCGGCAATATCGGCCGCCCCGGCGTCGGCGTAAACCCGCTGCGCGGCCAGAACAACGTTCAGGGCTCCTGCGACATGGGCTCGTTCCCGCACGAACTGCCCGGCTATCGCCATATCTCGGGCGATGCGGTGCGCGACCAGTTCGAGGCGATGTGGAACGTCAAGCTCAATCCCGAGCCGGGCCTGCGCATTCCAAACATGTTCGATGCCGCGATCGAGGGCACGTTCATGGGCATCTATGTGCAGGGCGAGGACATCCTGCAATCCGACCCCAACACCAAGCATGTGGTGGCGGCGCTGTCGTCGATGGAATGCGTCATCGTGCATGACCTCTTCCTCAACGAGACCGCAAACTACGCCCACGTCTTCCTGCCGGGATCGACCTTCCTGGAGAAGGACGGCACCTTCACCAATGCCGAACGCCGCATCCAGCGCGTCCGCAAGGTGATGACGCCGCGCAACGGCCTTGCCGACTGGGAAGTCACCATCGGCCTTGCCAAGGCGATGGGCTACGACATGCACTACAATCATCCGTCGGAGATCATGGATGAGATCGCGGCGCTGACGCCGACCTTCACCGGCGTTTCCTACGCCAAGCTCGACGAGCTCGGCTCGGTGCAGTGGCCCTGCAACGAGAAGGCGCCGGAAGGCACGCCGGTGATGCATATCGGCGGCTTCGTGCGCGGCAAGGGCAAGTTCGTCATAACCGAATATGTCGCAACCGATGAACGCACCGGCCCGCGCTATCCGCTGCTGCTAACGACGGGACGCATCCTCAGCCAATACAATGTCGGCGCACAGACCCGCCGCACCGATAACGTCGTCTGGCACAGCGAGGACCGGCTCGAAATCCATCCGCACGACGCCGAACAGCGCGGCGTCCGCGATGGTGATTGGGTGCGGCTGGCGAGCCGCGCCGGCGAGACCACGCTGCGCGCGGAGATCACCGACCGCGTGGCGCCGGGCGTGGTCTACACCACCTTCCACCACCCGGACACGCAGGCCAACGTCATCACCACCGACTTCTCGGACTGGGCCACCAACTGTCCGGAATACAAGGTCACGGCGGTGCAGATCTCGCCGTCGAACGGACCGTCCGACTGGCAGAAGGCCTATGACGAGCAGGCCCGCCACTCCCGCCGCATCGCGCCGGCGGAAGCCGCGGAGTAA
- a CDS encoding formate dehydrogenase beta subunit, producing MKMRIFVPRDAGAIAVGADDVVAALEQAAEKRGLPIEIIRNGSRGLYWLEPMVEVATVKGRVAYGPVSPADVPSLFDAMASNGPHALRLGLTEEIPWLKRQTRLTFARCGVIDPRSVGDYRAHDGYKGLERALTLTSDEILADVTASGLRGRGGAGFPTGIKWKTVAQASADRKYIVCNADEGDSGTFADRMIMEGDPFVVIEGMTIAGIAVGATKGYIYIRSEYPHAVAAMNAAIAVARRTGYLGERIVGSTHTFDLEVRVGAGAYVCGEETSLLESLEGRRGIVRAKPPLPAHKGLFGRPTVINNVLSFAAIPFILDNGAKAYADFGMGRSRGTMPIQLAGNIRHGGLFETAFGVTLGELVDDIGGGTFTGRPVRAVQVGGPLGAYFPRELFDTPFDYEAFAARDGLIGHGGIVVFDDSVDMAKQARFAMEFCAVESCGKCTPCRIGSTRGVETIDKIIRGERTSENLAVVEDLCNTMKFGSLCALGGFTPYPVLSALKHFREDFGPAPATLQAAE from the coding sequence ATGAAAATGCGTATCTTCGTTCCGCGCGATGCCGGCGCGATTGCCGTCGGTGCCGATGATGTCGTTGCCGCGCTCGAGCAGGCCGCAGAGAAGCGCGGACTCCCGATCGAGATCATCAGGAACGGATCGCGCGGGCTTTATTGGCTGGAGCCAATGGTCGAGGTAGCGACAGTGAAAGGCCGCGTCGCGTATGGCCCGGTGTCTCCTGCGGACGTCCCCTCCCTGTTCGATGCGATGGCAAGCAATGGCCCGCACGCCCTGCGGCTCGGCCTCACCGAGGAAATCCCCTGGCTGAAGCGGCAGACCCGTCTGACCTTTGCTCGCTGTGGCGTGATCGATCCGCGTTCGGTCGGAGATTATCGCGCGCATGACGGCTACAAGGGTTTGGAGCGCGCCCTGACGCTCACTTCCGACGAGATTCTCGCCGACGTCACCGCATCCGGACTGCGCGGACGCGGCGGCGCCGGCTTCCCGACCGGAATCAAGTGGAAGACCGTCGCGCAGGCCAGCGCTGACCGCAAATACATCGTCTGCAATGCCGACGAAGGCGACAGCGGCACGTTTGCCGACCGCATGATCATGGAAGGCGATCCCTTCGTCGTGATCGAGGGCATGACGATCGCCGGCATCGCGGTCGGCGCCACCAAGGGCTACATCTACATCCGCTCGGAATATCCGCATGCGGTGGCGGCGATGAACGCGGCAATTGCGGTGGCCCGGCGCACCGGTTATCTCGGCGAGCGCATCGTCGGCTCCACCCACACTTTCGACCTCGAAGTCCGGGTCGGCGCCGGCGCCTATGTCTGCGGCGAGGAAACCTCGCTGCTGGAAAGCCTGGAAGGCCGCCGCGGCATCGTCCGCGCCAAGCCGCCGCTGCCGGCGCACAAGGGCCTGTTCGGCCGGCCGACCGTGATCAACAACGTGCTGTCGTTTGCGGCAATCCCCTTCATTCTCGACAACGGCGCGAAAGCCTATGCGGATTTCGGCATGGGGCGCTCGCGCGGCACGATGCCGATCCAGCTTGCCGGCAACATCAGGCATGGCGGCCTGTTCGAAACCGCCTTCGGCGTCACGCTCGGCGAACTCGTCGACGATATCGGCGGCGGCACGTTTACCGGCCGCCCGGTTCGCGCCGTACAGGTCGGCGGTCCGCTCGGCGCCTACTTCCCCCGCGAATTGTTCGATACGCCGTTCGATTATGAAGCCTTCGCCGCACGCGACGGGCTGATCGGCCATGGCGGCATCGTCGTATTCGACGACAGCGTCGACATGGCGAAGCAGGCGCGGTTCGCGATGGAATTCTGCGCGGTCGAATCCTGCGGCAAGTGCACGCCGTGCCGGATCGGCTCGACCCGCGGCGTCGAGACCATCGACAAGATCATCCGCGGCGAGCGCACATCCGAAAACCTCGCCGTGGTCGAAGACCTCTGCAACACCATGAAATTCGGCTCGCTCTGCGCGCTCGGCGGCTTCACGCCCTACCCCGTGCTCAGCGCATTGAAACATTTCCGGGAAGATTTTGGCCCGGCACCGGCCACGCTGCAGGCCGCGGAATAG
- a CDS encoding formate dehydrogenase subunit gamma, translating into MTSAYEPWNEARGAEIIAEHDKLEGATLVILHAMQEAFGYVPEPAIPMIASALSLSRAEVHGVFTFYHDFRHEPAGRHVLKICRAEACQAAGGDALAARVEAKLGIAIGSTTPDARVTLEPIYCLGLCATAPSAMLDGRVVGRLDEQRLDALVAEAQR; encoded by the coding sequence ATGACATCGGCATACGAACCCTGGAATGAGGCGCGCGGCGCCGAGATCATCGCCGAACACGACAAGCTCGAAGGCGCGACGCTGGTGATCCTGCACGCGATGCAGGAAGCGTTCGGCTACGTGCCGGAGCCCGCCATTCCGATGATCGCCTCCGCACTCAGCCTGTCGCGCGCCGAGGTGCATGGCGTGTTCACGTTCTATCACGACTTCCGTCACGAACCCGCCGGCCGCCATGTGCTGAAAATCTGCCGCGCCGAGGCGTGTCAGGCTGCGGGCGGCGATGCGCTCGCCGCGCGCGTGGAAGCCAAGCTCGGTATCGCTATTGGAAGCACCACGCCTGATGCGCGCGTCACGCTGGAGCCGATCTACTGCCTTGGGCTCTGCGCCACCGCGCCGTCGGCGATGCTGGATGGCCGCGTCGTCGGGCGGCTGGATGAACAGCGTCTCGACGCGCTGGTCGCGGAGGCACAGCGATGA
- the mddA gene encoding methanethiol S-methyltransferase, translating into MQNGPNAARPAVPSLATRLLTLCYGGLAYLIFFGTFLYAVGFVSGFVVPKTVDTGRTSSLTTALLVNLVLMSIFAVQHSGMARQGFKKLFARFASPAIERSTYVLLASLSLILLFWQWQPMPMVVWSIENPTLAGIVTAGGFVGWLIVLYSTFLISHFELFGLTQVVSHFAGRVVEPMKFKTPGLYNLIRHPIYLGFIIAFWCTPVMTLGHLLFAAVTTAYIFVGIYLEERDLVSMFGDQYRRYREKVAMLVPGVF; encoded by the coding sequence ATGCAAAATGGCCCCAATGCGGCGCGTCCCGCCGTCCCCTCCCTTGCAACGAGGCTGCTTACCCTCTGCTACGGCGGCCTCGCCTACCTGATCTTCTTCGGCACGTTTCTCTACGCGGTCGGCTTCGTCTCGGGATTTGTCGTACCGAAGACCGTCGATACCGGTCGTACATCCTCGCTGACGACCGCTCTGCTGGTCAATCTGGTGCTGATGTCGATCTTCGCCGTGCAGCACAGCGGCATGGCGCGGCAGGGCTTCAAGAAGCTGTTCGCACGCTTCGCCTCGCCTGCGATCGAACGCTCGACTTATGTGTTGCTGGCGAGCCTCTCGCTGATCCTGCTGTTCTGGCAATGGCAGCCGATGCCGATGGTGGTCTGGAGCATCGAGAATCCCACGCTCGCCGGCATCGTGACCGCGGGCGGCTTTGTGGGCTGGCTCATCGTGCTCTACAGCACCTTCCTGATCAGCCATTTCGAGCTGTTCGGGTTGACGCAAGTGGTCTCGCATTTCGCCGGACGCGTGGTTGAGCCCATGAAGTTCAAGACGCCCGGCCTTTACAACCTGATCCGGCACCCGATCTATCTCGGCTTCATCATTGCCTTCTGGTGCACGCCTGTGATGACACTCGGCCATCTGCTGTTCGCTGCGGTAACGACAGCCTACATTTTCGTCGGCATCTATCTCGAAGAGCGCGATCTGGTGTCGATGTTCGGCGATCAGTATCGGCGCTATCGCGAGAAGGTGGCGATGCTGGTGCCGGGCGTTTTCTGA
- a CDS encoding tetratricopeptide repeat protein, whose product MLVGSVRKSRDAVRITAELVRAADRKQLWADKYDLKLEYIFDIQEEMARQIAATIEPELSKVEQQLAARKAPESLDAWDCYQRGLWNFWRFTTPGFDSAEAYFQRAISADPNFARGHGALSYVNLQRAFVDEPKDRPARLETALRQARDAVALDDLDCFCHCVLGRALCLTHQNDEALAALDVALELNPSFAQAYFAQGFNLLWYGREIEAETLLDQATMLSPRDSHLWSFHHVRSWTHFSLGEYDIAAEFARRATRQPNVTYQAFASLAASLGLFGEQAQAKAAAAELLQRKPNYSLETARQELFFCNDRGFIDRFVEGLRVAGIARA is encoded by the coding sequence GTGCTGGTCGGCAGCGTTCGCAAGAGTCGCGACGCGGTGCGGATAACGGCGGAACTGGTCCGGGCGGCCGATCGAAAGCAATTATGGGCCGACAAATACGATCTGAAGCTGGAGTATATCTTCGATATTCAGGAGGAGATGGCGCGCCAGATCGCCGCAACGATCGAGCCTGAGCTGTCCAAGGTCGAGCAGCAACTCGCCGCCCGCAAGGCGCCGGAAAGTCTGGATGCCTGGGATTGCTACCAGCGCGGCCTGTGGAATTTCTGGCGCTTCACCACGCCTGGGTTCGATTCGGCCGAAGCCTATTTTCAGCGGGCGATTTCAGCAGATCCGAATTTCGCCCGCGGCCATGGCGCTCTCAGCTACGTCAACTTGCAACGCGCTTTTGTTGACGAGCCGAAAGATCGCCCGGCGCGACTGGAAACGGCGTTGCGCCAGGCGCGTGATGCCGTGGCGCTCGATGACCTCGATTGTTTTTGCCACTGCGTCCTCGGACGAGCGCTTTGTTTGACCCATCAGAATGACGAAGCACTGGCAGCGCTCGACGTAGCCCTGGAGCTCAATCCAAGCTTTGCGCAAGCCTATTTCGCGCAAGGGTTCAACCTGCTCTGGTACGGGCGGGAGATCGAGGCAGAAACGCTGCTCGATCAGGCGACCATGCTTAGTCCGCGCGACAGCCATTTGTGGAGTTTCCACCACGTCCGCTCCTGGACGCACTTCTCCTTGGGCGAATACGACATAGCGGCCGAGTTCGCCCGAAGGGCAACACGGCAGCCCAATGTCACCTATCAGGCCTTTGCATCCCTCGCGGCGTCGCTTGGTCTTTTCGGTGAGCAGGCGCAGGCAAAAGCGGCGGCCGCCGAGCTGCTCCAGCGCAAGCCGAACTACAGCCTCGAGACGGCGCGACAGGAGCTGTTCTTCTGCAATGATCGCGGTTTCATCGATCGCTTCGTCGAAGGACTGCGTGTCGCCGGTATCGCGCGCGCCTAG
- a CDS encoding HD domain-containing protein, with the protein MITIPELVAQALGTFLTAETKSRFGSSQARLAEFLPYAARLTLECIGNSDALYHNVEHSLLVTLAGHDILMGRAVLRPTTPDDYANFILACLTHDIGYVRGTVQGDDGESYVADLSGRTIRLPRGSSDASLAPYHVDRSKLFVFERLDTTDEVDASRIARAIEYTRFPYPEASGDDLIEEEGLLLRAADLIGQLGDPNYLKKSNALFYEFQEIGLTKQLGYETPADVVYKYPQFYWNNVAPQIQTAIRYLNVTSRGRQWIANLYSNVFRAEREMNLSGPQP; encoded by the coding sequence ATGATCACAATCCCGGAACTGGTAGCGCAAGCCCTCGGCACATTTCTGACCGCGGAAACCAAGAGCCGGTTTGGCTCCTCCCAAGCCCGACTGGCGGAGTTCCTGCCCTATGCCGCCCGGCTCACATTGGAATGCATCGGCAACAGCGACGCGCTCTATCACAACGTCGAGCATTCCCTGCTCGTCACTCTGGCCGGCCACGACATCCTGATGGGACGGGCGGTGCTGCGGCCGACGACGCCTGACGACTATGCCAACTTCATCCTGGCGTGCCTGACCCACGACATCGGATATGTCAGAGGAACCGTTCAGGGCGATGACGGCGAGTCCTATGTCGCCGACCTCAGCGGCCGCACCATTCGCCTGCCGAGAGGGTCGTCCGATGCGTCGCTGGCGCCCTATCATGTGGACCGCTCAAAACTGTTCGTCTTCGAACGCCTCGACACAACGGACGAAGTCGACGCCAGCCGGATCGCCAGAGCGATCGAATATACCCGCTTTCCCTATCCGGAAGCATCGGGCGACGATCTGATCGAAGAGGAAGGATTGTTGCTGCGCGCGGCCGACCTCATCGGGCAGCTCGGCGACCCCAATTACCTGAAAAAGTCGAATGCCCTGTTCTATGAATTTCAGGAGATCGGCCTGACCAAGCAGCTTGGCTACGAGACGCCGGCTGATGTCGTCTACAAATATCCGCAGTTCTATTGGAACAACGTGGCCCCGCAGATCCAGACAGCGATACGCTATCTCAACGTCACCTCAAGGGGGCGTCAGTGGATCGCAAACCTTTACAGCAATGTGTTCCGCGCCGAGCGCGAAATGAACCTGTCCGGTCCACAGCCGTGA
- a CDS encoding ABC transporter substrate-binding protein, protein MKRREFIALAGAAMAWPVAAFAQDSAKAYRIFWVSIQSQPDPFLDGFREGLRARGYIEGKNLALELHFGNPHALREVVAELRRGNIDLAVSSGPATRALTEVKDVPVLFALSGDPVALGLVNSLGQPGGNFTGSTFLSLELAGKRVELLKEVVPTLRRLAVFSNSNHPGEQSEWRATGEAATKLGIEPIYVPFAGPNELDSGLAAAGEARADALLVLPDVLTMVHRNKIAQFATAHRLPSMFGWSEYCEAGGLMSYGANQRATYFWLATYADRILRGEKPANLPVMQPTKFELVVNLRTAEQLGIDLDKSSILFRANRVIE, encoded by the coding sequence ATGAAACGACGAGAATTCATTGCGCTTGCGGGTGCTGCGATGGCTTGGCCGGTCGCCGCATTCGCGCAGGATTCGGCAAAAGCCTATCGTATTTTCTGGGTTTCCATCCAATCCCAGCCCGACCCGTTTCTGGACGGCTTCAGGGAGGGATTGCGGGCGCGCGGTTACATCGAGGGCAAGAACCTCGCCCTCGAACTTCACTTCGGCAATCCTCATGCGCTGCGCGAGGTGGTCGCCGAACTGCGGCGCGGCAATATCGATCTTGCCGTATCAAGCGGGCCTGCGACGCGGGCGCTGACGGAGGTCAAGGACGTTCCCGTGTTGTTTGCCCTCAGCGGAGACCCGGTGGCGTTGGGCCTCGTCAACAGTCTCGGGCAACCCGGCGGCAACTTCACCGGCTCGACGTTCCTGTCGCTTGAACTGGCGGGGAAGAGGGTTGAGCTGCTCAAGGAGGTGGTGCCGACCCTGCGCAGGCTGGCCGTGTTTTCGAACAGCAACCATCCGGGAGAACAATCGGAGTGGCGCGCGACCGGGGAAGCCGCGACCAAGCTAGGCATTGAACCGATCTATGTTCCGTTCGCCGGCCCGAACGAATTGGACAGCGGTCTTGCCGCGGCGGGTGAGGCCCGCGCGGACGCCTTGCTGGTGCTCCCGGACGTCCTCACGATGGTGCACCGGAACAAGATTGCCCAATTCGCGACCGCGCACCGGCTGCCGTCGATGTTCGGCTGGAGCGAATATTGCGAGGCTGGCGGATTAATGAGCTACGGGGCCAATCAACGCGCGACCTATTTCTGGCTCGCGACCTACGCCGATCGGATCTTGCGCGGCGAGAAGCCAGCCAATCTTCCCGTCATGCAACCCACGAAGTTCGAACTGGTCGTCAATCTCAGGACAGCCGAACAACTCGGCATCGACCTCGACAAATCGTCCATCCTGTTTCGCGCCAACAGGGTGATCGAATGA
- a CDS encoding cache domain-containing protein: protein MIRPRRSLFVKYFTTLFVAVVVPLLLGSATEAWFAFRDNRFDLDELLRVEARSAADRIQAFTDGIRDQLGWVVQFPWTQGEDDRRRIDGLRLLQQVPAIVSLSLVDPTGTERVFVSRVSMNRTGAGADMSEDPAVIGARANRVWYGPVHYQRDSEPYMRIAVAGNRAAAGIVVADINLKLIWDIIASIKIGDTGHALVVDDSGRLIAHPDISLVLRSGVGAGDFNRLKSEVSAADGSAVTTTGEDGKPVVALSVRAPNVGWTVIAQQPALEAFESIRAALWRSMILIGLGIVFAFVLAYWRACRMWGPIRQLEAGVERIGMGQLDHRITIQSRDELEQLAVRFNQMAEELAVSQHKSERINRLKQFLAPQVAELVEHSDQRLLDGHRREVVAIFGDLRGFTAFSARAEPDVIIAVLREYYEAIGAVTERHSATLIRFAGDGVMVLVNAPVACDDPAERGVRLAIDMQAAVQSLADSWNARGCAIGFGVGIAMGPATVGTLGWHGRLDYTAIGSVVNLASRLCGLAEDTQILVDPVVTGHVKGSIALASIGKRTIKGYDHALEVFAVARAGTLMRRHTPAELDLVS from the coding sequence GTGATCCGTCCGCGCCGCTCCCTGTTCGTCAAGTACTTCACCACGCTGTTTGTCGCAGTGGTGGTGCCGCTGCTGCTTGGCTCGGCGACCGAGGCCTGGTTCGCCTTTCGCGACAACCGGTTTGATCTGGATGAACTTCTCCGGGTCGAGGCCCGTTCGGCGGCCGACCGGATACAGGCGTTCACCGACGGGATACGCGATCAGCTCGGCTGGGTCGTGCAGTTTCCCTGGACCCAGGGCGAGGACGACCGGCGCAGGATCGACGGGCTGCGTCTGTTGCAGCAGGTACCGGCGATCGTTTCGCTCTCGCTGGTCGACCCGACCGGCACCGAACGCGTTTTCGTATCCCGCGTCAGCATGAACAGGACCGGCGCCGGCGCTGATATGTCGGAGGATCCTGCGGTGATCGGCGCGCGCGCCAACCGGGTCTGGTACGGCCCGGTGCATTACCAGCGCGATTCTGAGCCCTACATGCGGATCGCGGTGGCGGGAAACCGTGCGGCCGCCGGCATCGTCGTTGCCGACATCAACCTGAAACTGATCTGGGACATCATCGCGTCAATCAAGATCGGCGACACCGGCCACGCCCTTGTCGTCGACGATTCCGGACGGCTGATCGCCCATCCCGACATCAGCCTGGTGCTGCGTAGTGGTGTCGGGGCAGGCGACTTCAACCGGCTGAAGTCAGAAGTCAGCGCTGCGGATGGATCGGCGGTCACCACGACTGGCGAGGACGGCAAGCCCGTCGTTGCACTCTCGGTGCGCGCGCCCAACGTGGGCTGGACGGTGATCGCCCAGCAGCCGGCCCTGGAGGCGTTCGAATCCATCCGCGCCGCGCTGTGGCGTTCCATGATCCTCATCGGCCTCGGAATCGTCTTCGCATTTGTCCTGGCCTATTGGCGGGCGTGCCGCATGTGGGGACCGATCCGGCAACTGGAGGCCGGCGTCGAACGGATCGGGATGGGACAACTCGACCACCGCATCACGATCCAGAGCCGCGACGAACTGGAGCAACTGGCGGTCCGGTTCAACCAGATGGCGGAGGAACTCGCGGTCTCGCAGCACAAGTCCGAGCGCATCAATCGCCTGAAGCAGTTTTTGGCGCCGCAAGTGGCCGAACTGGTCGAACATTCCGACCAGCGGCTGCTGGACGGACATCGCCGGGAAGTGGTTGCGATCTTCGGCGATCTGCGCGGCTTCACCGCGTTTTCCGCGCGCGCCGAGCCCGATGTCATTATCGCGGTGCTGCGGGAGTATTATGAAGCGATTGGCGCCGTGACGGAGCGCCACTCGGCGACCCTGATCCGCTTCGCCGGTGACGGCGTGATGGTCCTCGTCAACGCACCGGTCGCCTGCGATGATCCTGCAGAGCGCGGCGTGCGGCTCGCGATCGACATGCAGGCTGCGGTGCAATCGCTCGCCGATTCCTGGAACGCCCGCGGCTGCGCCATTGGTTTCGGCGTCGGTATCGCGATGGGACCCGCGACCGTCGGAACCCTCGGCTGGCACGGACGCCTCGACTACACGGCGATCGGAAGCGTGGTCAATCTGGCGTCGCGGCTTTGCGGTCTGGCGGAGGACACGCAGATCCTGGTGGATCCGGTCGTTACCGGTCATGTCAAGGGCAGCATCGCGCTTGCATCCATCGGAAAGCGGACCATCAAGGGCTACGATCATGCTCTCGAGGTTTTCGCCGTGGCCCGCGCCGGTACGCTCATGCGGCGTCACACGCCGGCCGAGTTGGATCTGGTTAGCTAA